tccgctggtacccACTCAAAAATCCATGCATATGTTCTCAGATAAATTGAATAACACCAGGCAACTGCATATTTGTGTTCCGGTTGAAAATAACTTAATCGATACTTTGGACCCTAAAACAAAGAACAGagcgagttttttaaatttgagttgtttttgtggttacttgagatgatcaaagttgccctgcttcaagagtttgtagcgacatcagtattgttttgcgaaaaaaacgtcattttcaaattctacgcacttttttaagtaaactaggTACTTtctccgatttttgatttttcaaatttcaagcgtatacggaagatttttatttgtataataatttaaaactcAAAGCGCGCGACGCTGAGGTTAGTCCACCACGTAATcgactcctggcgcagaactgaGTTCACccaaagttcaaattgaatttatcatatttagaaaaattagtcttatgcgcttgaaacttggaaaatcaaaaatcggggaaaatGGTTTACTttaaaaagtgcgtagaattcgaaaatgaccttggtttttttcgcaaaacaatacggaCGTCACTACAAATGCTTGAAATAGGGCGAAAActgtcatttttaattttgcaactttgactatctctcctgaccacaaaaacaactcaaattttaaaaaactcactctgttttttgttttagggtcaaAACTAATAAAACTATTGATTAAGCCCaatttcaacccaaacacaaaaaagAAGTCGAAAAAAGTTCCCTACCTAGTGTAATTTGCATTTGAAACACaccagcaagtgctcgataatttttcatttaatttttcctgtaactttcataattgagcttttttgggtctaattttaaaaattgagttcgttgaaaaaaaaatcgttaaattcACGTCTTCAGAATTTTACTCAAGAAAGCTCAATTATTATAAGTATGAAACTTAcaggaaaaattggaaaatcggatttttgAGTTccaggggaaaatttttttgagctcaaagttGGTAAAATGAAAGTCTTTCAggtactaataaactgtaaaaagctttttagcaggattcaaaggggtaggttcaaaatggtggttccaaaattttccaaaaattaaccccccTCCCATTTCTGCCGCCCTAAGGTCGATAGTAGGAAAATTACCtagcataacgtttatcgaattcaaacagatattttacgttaAAAAAGTTTCTGAGAAAAATACTcaatggttcctaaaattattttttatttttatttacaactttgggaacctcCTAGAGCCGAAAGAATTGGCCATTTTCgtatttgggtaatttttttacaacatttcaagagtggtcgagtcgataattttcaggtgtcaaaaaatggccttatttTGAGACTTCTCCTTTGGATGTAATGTGGCTgaataatattatgtacatacataggtatttataagtttagctaaatatttacaatttttacaaccaCAGGAGGAATTGTGGTgcttattgtatttttttaaaatttaagaataaaCAATAACAAATCACGAAATAATAACAAAATATATAAATCTGATAACGAAATAAATTATagaattttgcaacaaaaacaaaacttcaaacattcaccaaaaattgagtcgtTTTGAGCAGCTAATGATTGGAGGACGTTTTTTTTGAGATCCTCTTTTCACAACTTTCATTCCAATCAGAGATTATCATCGTGGGAGGCTATCTTGTGAGATTAGGCTTCTTCATCGTCATTCAATTGACTTTCAACAATGGTTCTGTAGATTTGTTCTCGAAGTTCTactgttgaaaattcatctGAAACAGAATTGTTATTAAGCAACTGTTTCACAAAATAACAAACATATACACCACAGCTTTTACCATCTTTTTGTAAGGCATGTTTAGGTTGAATTGGATCCCTAATGTTGAAGGAAGGAAATTTCCGCTTTAAAATTTCTACCCACAAACCTACAATATATTCTATTGATGGATTATCAACACTATCGGCATTATTCGaatcaaacaataaaattgCTATATCCCTTTTCAAAACATTAATGTAAAAAACAAGAAGTGCCCAATGATTGCCATTCAAATTGAAAGgcataaataatttttgcaaaccACGATTGTCAAGAAAATCGACACTTTTTTCGGATACATTGCCTCTATGCTCGCGCAGATAATTATAAAATGCTGTATTCAAGACATACACATAGGGATGTGAAGAGCACAGTATACGCAAATAGGCATCAATGATGCTGTCGTACAACCAACCTACTCGAAAATATTTATCATGTTTTATACACAAATTACGTTCATCAGGTGGTAGATCATTTTCTATGGATTTTAAATAAAGTAAGGATATATTATAAGGGCCTACATTGAAGATAGTTTTAGTGAGTTCATTTTCACTATGAATTGCTTGTGTAAATGTTGATGGAAAGGAACCTGAATATTGTAATTTCTTGCGTggtattttacgattttttacaGTTTGATGAAGTTGGGCATTTTgtgtttgcaattttgaattggGAGATATTTTAGAAGGTACAGTAAGCTTTGGAGGAGAAATTACATCTGAAGATTTAGAAGCGTCAATAATATCGTTAgcaattcttaaatttttatacaCTTGTTGCTGATCAAGAACATctagtttttccaaaacatcCATATGTAGAGTTAAACGTTGCATTTCAGTGAAAGTCTTATTCGCtgtattttcaactcgaatattTTCATCGCAAGTCCTCCTTTCTCGAAAAtgttcagttttaaaattactcaaaccAGCATGGAAATTTGGAGAagaatcttttgaaaaaatatgaatcttGTGAATGTGCTTACATAGACCAGAAATATGGGGACAACTACATTGATACAAATGGGCACATAAATCATTGCAAGGAACACGAGTACACTTTATAGAACAATGATCAGGAATAGAACATTGATTTCgaagtttttcaacttcataaaAAACACTACAGACACGCTGTGAAcgaattttccatgaaaactcATTAATCATAGTAATGACATCActatctgaaatttcaactcctAAATTATGAGTATTATCATCACCCAGCTTATCATAGATTGTTGGCATACCCACctcctttttgtaaaaattttgcagaTATTTATTTGCCTCAATAGCAAGCAGTGTATCCAGCAAATCATCTAATCGTCTGTTTGGACAGCGTTTAAACCAGTGTGTTTTTAATTCATTATGATAAGCTTCAACTAACATATTAGTATCAGTGTTAAAGTGCCAAAAAGTTCTGTAACAAAAGGCccattttttcactctttcttcatttgaataatatttctcGTAGTATTCTGCAAATGCTTTTGTGTGTCTACTTCgggagtatttttcaataaacaatttttgaaatttcttaaactGATCTCTTCTCCGGagaagcaataattttttcaaatctttgtaTACCAGCTCTctcacaatttgatttttaattttgaccccCAGTTGTTTTGTCCAAGCTCGTTCTATGTGCCATTTACATAACAAATGTCTGAGCTTCTTGTTTCCCTTCCCAAAAACATCCATGGCAGCTTTATATAATGCTGGATCATCGTCTGTCATAATATAGGAAACTGAGAGATCTGGATGTTGAGTCATAATATTTGAGAAAAGGGATCTCAGCACTTCATAGGTCATCGAATTTGTAATAAAGTGCCCTACAGGATACCCTCTTCCAAAACgatcagaaattaccaaatttaccaaataaaatttatattgatTTGTGCAATGAGTAGCATCAATGCACAAAACTCTATCCCCACTTCCCTCCTTTAATTGCAAATATTGTCTATCCCTTTGAATACCCAATGCAAATAAAGTATTTGCATCAGCAGTTTCATCCAGATCACAGTTCCCTATATTTGTTTGAAGGCCTTGAGGTTTATATACTAAAACTTTGTCTTTATTTTTGTGCACCCAGTAAGCTACAGCAGTTGCATCATCAGTATGCAAGCTTTGtgactttttcaattcatatgACCAAGAACTAATCTGCTTTGAAGTTGCAAATACTGTGTGTTTCTTTTTACCCTCATATGATTCTTTTTCACCCTGATTTTCTtggcaatatttcaaaattttctttggaTCCATCCCACGTGCTAAATATaactttatttttcttttgaattttctaggAAAACGATTCCATTTAACATTTTCGAATGATACTTTATGATTATGATGAGTTTTCACATATCTCACCTGCACGTTATCTTTAGTTACATGCACAAACATACGAGATGGGCAAAAAGCATGTGGCACATAGCCCACTTTTTTACGCCTACTTGTTTTACATTTAAAAGGCGTATAGAACCTAGCAGCATCGAACTGACAGGcataataaatatattttttatttttgtgaaattttgcacTCCTATTAATGGCATACATATAGGTGTCTACTTGCTCATCATCTTTCCAATCGTTGAATTCCGAAATATTCGAAAATGAAAGAGATATGATGTCATTTTCAACCAAATGATCTTTATTTAAATGTTTAAGTAATGAGGAGTaagttttaaatttagaaatgcACCCATGCTTTAAGCAGGGCAGATttgttttaatttgatttttattacaaattttgaaatgttttgtaaAAGATCTTTGAGAGGAATAAACAACACGACAATCCGGACATCGCCTCATTATTTTTGTATGGTAGCAGTGATCTTTATAAACTGCTTCCAATGTACGCTTAATTTTGggacaatattttttgttatgGATATAATTTGCTTTACGGTTTAGCATGTTTTTTCCACAAAAGTCACAAAGTTTGGGatacattgtttttttaatgcTGGGATTCGACtcagattttttgtaaatggGGGATTCACTTAGATCAACAACACAATTAATTATATCTTTAGCATCAGTTTTAGGACTAAGCAAATTATTTGGCTCCAAAggacacttttttttatgcttatAAGCGTTTTCTTTAGTAGTAATCAATTTAtcacaattttcacaatttttagggTAAATTTTTTGTGTAGTTTTAATCTTATTACTGCCAATGCTGACATTACTATCATTTTTAGCAGTTGTTTTAGGACCAAGCAAATTATTTGGCTCCAAAggacacttttttttatgcttatAAGCGTTTCCTTTAGTGGTAATCAATTTAtcgcaatttttacattttttagggTACATTTTTTTAGGGGGAGATTTTATTGATGTATTATTATGCTCTTTTGAGTCAGATGCTGctagagtggtttttttttcacagacaCCAGTCTCATTACAAgctccaccaccaccaccaccaccattaATTCCCTCAGCAGAATACACATAGCATTTACTGTTACATGGTCTTATCTCACTTTTTTCATGACTAATCTGAGAACTACCACCTCCACCTTGTTTTCGCTTTCCTTTGATAAATCTAATTTTACCACAGCTTCCTTGTGCACCTTTCCTCCTCTCACCAATATACTTC
The sequence above is a segment of the Planococcus citri chromosome 3, ihPlaCitr1.1, whole genome shotgun sequence genome. Coding sequences within it:
- the LOC135840339 gene encoding uncharacterized protein LOC135840339 isoform X1, which codes for MNLLLGDSQLKFVSFIPSYISKCWKSGMKLNTIPEEFWASLPNYDTVVIHLGTNHIPCKFDSPDSVQRKYMGLIRRIRIINTNSCIVISGIIPRYQNHYKETDWDNLNKKAANTNCLLKDIADSERNVFFLNNWASFTLPNGDPNGQLLSIDGLHLSHPGVQVLEENIKEVLLHLGTLINKHDEVVNNTSMNFFKKIYENDVNRSSSKSENEIRGERGTADVKSEQRITDEKHFGTGCSGDGKGTEDVGGMRGDDVSENGNRGVEGVCLSSERRVSTRGSSNGKKSERKKGDKEVVSESGNRGVEGVCVGSERHTSTRSSSNGKKSERKKGGKEVVSESGKRGVEGVCVGSEIHMSTRGHSNGKKSERKMGGGEVRGTQGSGRGQESSREKRAHESGKSSQGEDIIREKCGKKRRRRDCDNSGTERKGSGEKYIGERRKGAQGSCGKIRFIKGKRKQGGGGSSQISHEKSEIRPCNSKCYVYSAEGINGGGGGGGACNETGVCEKKTTLAASDSKEHNNTSIKSPPKKMYPKKCKNCDKLITTKGNAYKHKKKCPLEPNNLLGPKTTAKNDSNVSIGSNKIKTTQKIYPKNCENCDKLITTKENAYKHKKKCPLEPNNLLSPKTDAKDIINCVVDLSESPIYKKSESNPSIKKTMYPKLCDFCGKNMLNRKANYIHNKKYCPKIKRTLEAVYKDHCYHTKIMRRCPDCRVVYSSQRSFTKHFKICNKNQIKTNLPCLKHGCISKFKTYSSLLKHLNKDHLVENDIISLSFSNISEFNDWKDDEQVDTYMYAINRSAKFHKNKKYIYYACQFDAARFYTPFKCKTSRRKKVGYVPHAFCPSRMFVHVTKDNVQVRYVKTHHNHKVSFENVKWNRFPRKFKRKIKLYLARGMDPKKILKYCQENQGEKESYEGKKKHTVFATSKQISSWSYELKKSQSLHTDDATAVAYWVHKNKDKVLVYKPQGLQTNIGNCDLDETADANTLFALGIQRDRQYLQLKEGSGDRVLCIDATHCTNQYKFYLVNLVISDRFGRGYPVGHFITNSMTYEVLRSLFSNIMTQHPDLSVSYIMTDDDPALYKAAMDVFGKGNKKLRHLLCKWHIERAWTKQLGVKIKNQIVRELVYKDLKKLLLLRRRDQFKKFQKLFIEKYSRSRHTKAFAEYYEKYYSNEERVKKWAFCYRTFWHFNTDTNMLVEAYHNELKTHWFKRCPNRRLDDLLDTLLAIEANKYLQNFYKKEVGMPTIYDKLGDDNTHNLGVEISDSDVITMINEFSWKIRSQRVCSVFYEVEKLRNQCSIPDHCSIKCTRVPCNDLCAHLYQCSCPHISGLCKHIHKIHIFSKDSSPNFHAGLSNFKTEHFRERRTCDENIRVENTANKTFTEMQRLTLHMDVLEKLDVLDQQQVYKNLRIANDIIDASKSSDVISPPKLTVPSKISPNSKLQTQNAQLHQTVKNRKIPRKKLQYSGSFPSTFTQAIHSENELTKTIFNVGPYNISLLYLKSIENDLPPDERNLCIKHDKYFRVGWLYDSIIDAYLRILCSSHPYVYVLNTAFYNYLREHRGNVSEKSVDFLDNRGLQKLFMPFNLNGNHWALLVFYINVLKRDIAILLFDSNNADSVDNPSIEYIVGLWVEILKRKFPSFNIRDPIQPKHALQKDGKSCGVYVCYFVKQLLNNNSVSDEFSTVELREQIYRTIVESQLNDDEEA